A window of Bos taurus isolate L1 Dominette 01449 registration number 42190680 breed Hereford chromosome 8, ARS-UCD2.0, whole genome shotgun sequence contains these coding sequences:
- the PLIN2 gene encoding perilipin-2 isoform X2, whose product MASVAAEPQLSVVTRVANLPLVSSTYDLVSSAYISRKDQYPYLKSLCEMAEKGMKTITSVAVTSALPIIQKLEPQIAVANTYACKGLDRIEEKLPILNQPTNQVVANAKGAMTGAKDAVTTTVTGAKDSVASTITGVVDRTKGAVTGSVEKTKSVVSGSINTVLRSRVMQLMSSGVENALTKSELLVDQYLPLTKDELEKEAKKVEGFDMVQKPSYYVRLGSLSTKLRSRAYQQALCRVEEAKRKGQETISQLHSAFNLSELARKNVHNANQKIQDAQDKLYLSWLEWKRSIGYDDTDESHCAEHIESRTLAIARNLTQQLQTMCHTLLSNIQGLPQNIQDRANHLGVMAGDIYSVFRNAASFKEVSDGLLASSKGQLQKMKESLDDVMDYLVNNTPLNWLALDFSITDFTSETDEIPDIIALEEEDGPNHSHANGPEPSQGKMLNN is encoded by the exons GGTCTCCTCGGCTTACATCAGTAGAAAGGATCAGTATCCTTACTTGAAGTCTCTGTGTGAGATGGCAGAGAAGGGCATGAAGACCATCACTTCTGTGGCTGTGACCAGCGCGCTGCCAATCATCCAAAAGTTAGAGCCACAAA TTGCTGTTGCCAATACCTATGCGTGTAAGGGGCTAGACAGGATTGAGGAGAAGCTGCCTATTCTGAATCAGCCAACAAACCAG gTTGTGGCCAATGCCAAAGGGGCTATGACTGGGGCAAAAGATGCTGTGACGACTACTGTGACCGGGGCCAAGGATTCTGTGGCCAGCACAATCACGGGGGTGGTGGACAGGACCAAGGGAGCTGTGACTGGTAGTGTGGAGAAGACCAAGTCCGTGGTCAGTGGCAGCATTAACACAGTCCTACGAAGTCGGGTGATGCAGCTGATGAGCAGTGGAGTAGAAAATGCACTCACCAAATCAGAGCTGCTGGTAGACCAGTACCTCCCTCTTACCAAGGATGAACTAG AAAAAGAAGCCAAAAAAGTGGAAGGATTCGATATGGTTCAGAAGCCGAGTTACTATGTTAGACTGGGATCTCTGTCCACCAAGCTGCGCTCACGGGCCTACCAGCAGGCCCTTTGTAGGGTTGAAGAAGCTAAGCGAAAAGGCCAGGAGACCATTTCTCAGCTCCATTCCGCCTTCAACCTG AGTGAACTTGCCAGGAAGAATGTGCATAATGCCAACCAGAAAATTCAGGATGCTCAGGATAAGCTCTATCTGTCCTGGCTGGAGTGGAAGAGAAGCATCGGCTACGATGATACAGATGAATCCCACTGTGCTGAG CACATTGAGTCACGTACTCTTGCTATTGCCCGGAACCTGACTCAGCAGCTCCAGACCATGTGCCACACCCTCCTGTCCAACATCCAGGGGTTACCACAGAACATTCAAGATCGGGCCAACCACTTGGGGGTGATGGCTGGTGACATCTACTCTGTGTTTCGCAATGCTGCCTCCTTTAAAGAAGTGTCTGATGGCCTCCTCGCTTCCAGCAAGGGGCAGCTGCAGAAAATGAAGGAGTCTTTAGATGATGTGATGGATTATCTTGTTAACAACACACCCCTCAACTGGCTG gcacTTGATTTCAGTATCACAGACTTCACATCTGAGACtgatgaaattccagatattaTAGCTTTGGAAGAGGAGGATGGACCAAATCATTCTCATGCTAATGGCCCTGAGCCTTCTCAGGGCAAAATGTTGAATAACTAA
- the PLIN2 gene encoding perilipin-2 isoform X1, whose translation MASVAAEPQLSVVTRVANLPLVSSTYDLVSSAYISRKDQYPYLKSLCEMAEKGMKTITSVAVTSALPIIQKLEPQIAVANTYACKGLDRIEEKLPILNQPTNQVVANAKGAMTGAKDAVTTTVTGAKDSVASTITGVVDRTKGAVTGSVEKTKSVVSGSINTVLRSRVMQLMSSGVENALTKSELLVDQYLPLTKDELEKEAKKVEGFDMVQKPSYYVRLGSLSTKLRSRAYQQALCRVEEAKRKGQETISQLHSAFNLSELARKNVHNANQKIQDAQDKLYLSWLEWKRSIGYDDTDESHCAEHIESRTLAIARNLTQQLQTMCHTLLSNIQGLPQNIQDRANHLGVMAGDIYSVFRNAASFKEVSDGLLASSKGQLQKMKESLDDVMDYLVNNTPLNWLVGPFYPQVTESESAQAPGTTRRPGRWSRKHPKPVPVSNAEGSQPDDSSS comes from the exons GGTCTCCTCGGCTTACATCAGTAGAAAGGATCAGTATCCTTACTTGAAGTCTCTGTGTGAGATGGCAGAGAAGGGCATGAAGACCATCACTTCTGTGGCTGTGACCAGCGCGCTGCCAATCATCCAAAAGTTAGAGCCACAAA TTGCTGTTGCCAATACCTATGCGTGTAAGGGGCTAGACAGGATTGAGGAGAAGCTGCCTATTCTGAATCAGCCAACAAACCAG gTTGTGGCCAATGCCAAAGGGGCTATGACTGGGGCAAAAGATGCTGTGACGACTACTGTGACCGGGGCCAAGGATTCTGTGGCCAGCACAATCACGGGGGTGGTGGACAGGACCAAGGGAGCTGTGACTGGTAGTGTGGAGAAGACCAAGTCCGTGGTCAGTGGCAGCATTAACACAGTCCTACGAAGTCGGGTGATGCAGCTGATGAGCAGTGGAGTAGAAAATGCACTCACCAAATCAGAGCTGCTGGTAGACCAGTACCTCCCTCTTACCAAGGATGAACTAG AAAAAGAAGCCAAAAAAGTGGAAGGATTCGATATGGTTCAGAAGCCGAGTTACTATGTTAGACTGGGATCTCTGTCCACCAAGCTGCGCTCACGGGCCTACCAGCAGGCCCTTTGTAGGGTTGAAGAAGCTAAGCGAAAAGGCCAGGAGACCATTTCTCAGCTCCATTCCGCCTTCAACCTG AGTGAACTTGCCAGGAAGAATGTGCATAATGCCAACCAGAAAATTCAGGATGCTCAGGATAAGCTCTATCTGTCCTGGCTGGAGTGGAAGAGAAGCATCGGCTACGATGATACAGATGAATCCCACTGTGCTGAG CACATTGAGTCACGTACTCTTGCTATTGCCCGGAACCTGACTCAGCAGCTCCAGACCATGTGCCACACCCTCCTGTCCAACATCCAGGGGTTACCACAGAACATTCAAGATCGGGCCAACCACTTGGGGGTGATGGCTGGTGACATCTACTCTGTGTTTCGCAATGCTGCCTCCTTTAAAGAAGTGTCTGATGGCCTCCTCGCTTCCAGCAAGGGGCAGCTGCAGAAAATGAAGGAGTCTTTAGATGATGTGATGGATTATCTTGTTAACAACACACCCCTCAACTGGCTGGTAGGTCCCTTTTATCCCCAGGTGACCGAGTCTGAGAGTGCTCAGGCCCCAGGTACAACCAGGAGGCCTGGCAGGTGGAGTAGAAAACACCCTAAACCCGTCCCTGTCAGCAATGCAGAGGGCAGCCAGCCAGATGACAGCTCCTCTTGA
- the PLIN2 gene encoding perilipin-2 (The RefSeq protein has 1 substitution compared to this genomic sequence) produces the protein MASVAVEPQLSVVTRVANLPLVSSTYDLVSSAYISRKDQYPYLKSLCEMAEKGMKTITSVAVTSALPIIQKLEPQIAVANTYACKGLDRIEEKLPILNQPTNQVVANAKGAMTGAKDAVTTTVTGAKDSVASTITGVVDRTKGAVTGSVEKTKSVVSGSINTVLRSRVMQLMSSGVENALTKSELLVDQYLPLTKDELEKEAKKVEGFDMVQKPSYYVRLGSLSTKLRSRAYQQALCRVEEAKRKGQETISQLHSAFNLSELARKNVHNANQKIQDAQDKLYLSWLEWKRSIGYDDTDESHCAEHIESRTLAIARNLTQQLQTMCHTLLSNIQGLPQNIQDRANHLGVMAGDIYSVFRNAASFKEVSDGLLASSKGQLQKMKESLDDVMDYLVNNTPLNWLVGPFYPQVTESESAQAPGTTRRPGRWSRKHPKPVPVSNAEGSQPDDSSS, from the exons GGTCTCCTCGGCTTACATCAGTAGAAAGGATCAGTATCCTTACTTGAAGTCTCTGTGTGAGATGGCAGAGAAGGGCATGAAGACCATCACTTCTGTGGCTGTGACCAGCGCGCTGCCAATCATCCAAAAGTTAGAGCCACAAA TTGCTGTTGCCAATACCTATGCGTGTAAGGGGCTAGACAGGATTGAGGAGAAGCTGCCTATTCTGAATCAGCCAACAAACCAG gTTGTGGCCAATGCCAAAGGGGCTATGACTGGGGCAAAAGATGCTGTGACGACTACTGTGACCGGGGCCAAGGATTCTGTGGCCAGCACAATCACGGGGGTGGTGGACAGGACCAAGGGAGCTGTGACTGGTAGTGTGGAGAAGACCAAGTCCGTGGTCAGTGGCAGCATTAACACAGTCCTACGAAGTCGGGTGATGCAGCTGATGAGCAGTGGAGTAGAAAATGCACTCACCAAATCAGAGCTGCTGGTAGACCAGTACCTCCCTCTTACCAAGGATGAACTAG AAAAAGAAGCCAAAAAAGTGGAAGGATTCGATATGGTTCAGAAGCCGAGTTACTATGTTAGACTGGGATCTCTGTCCACCAAGCTGCGCTCACGGGCCTACCAGCAGGCCCTTTGTAGGGTTGAAGAAGCTAAGCGAAAAGGCCAGGAGACCATTTCTCAGCTCCATTCCGCCTTCAACCTG AGTGAACTTGCCAGGAAGAATGTGCATAATGCCAACCAGAAAATTCAGGATGCTCAGGATAAGCTCTATCTGTCCTGGCTGGAGTGGAAGAGAAGCATCGGCTACGATGATACAGATGAATCCCACTGTGCTGAG CACATTGAGTCACGTACTCTTGCTATTGCCCGGAACCTGACTCAGCAGCTCCAGACCATGTGCCACACCCTCCTGTCCAACATCCAGGGGTTACCACAGAACATTCAAGATCGGGCCAACCACTTGGGGGTGATGGCTGGTGACATCTACTCTGTGTTTCGCAATGCTGCCTCCTTTAAAGAAGTGTCTGATGGCCTCCTCGCTTCCAGCAAGGGGCAGCTGCAGAAAATGAAGGAGTCTTTAGATGATGTGATGGATTATCTTGTTAACAACACACCCCTCAACTGGCTGGTAGGTCCCTTTTATCCCCAGGTGACCGAGTCTGAGAGTGCTCAGGCCCCAGGTACAACCAGGAGGCCTGGCAGGTGGAGTAGAAAACACCCTAAACCCGTCCCTGTCAGCAATGCAGAGGGCAGCCAGCCAGATGACAGCTCCTCTTGA